The Methylobacterium durans nucleotide sequence CCTGGATTCGAAGAACCCCAAGGGCAAGGAGGTGCTCTGGCGCCTCGTGAAGGAGTGCGACGTCCTCGTCGAGAACTTCGCCCCCGGCGCGCTCGCCCGCATGGGCCTGACCTGGGAAAAGATCCAGGAGGTGAATCCGCGCATGATCCTCGCCTCGGTGAAGGGGTTCGGCCCCGGGCGCTACGAGGATTGCAAGGTCTACGAGAACGTCGCCCAGTGCGCCGGCGGCTCGGCCTCGACCACCGGCTTCCGCGACGGGCTGCCGATGGTGACGGGCGCGCAGATCGGCGATTCGGGCACCGGCCTGCACCTCGCGCTCGGCATCGTCACCGCCCTCTACCACCGGACGCATTCGGGCGTCGGCCAGCGGGTCGACTGCGCCATGCAGGACGGCGTGCTCAACCTTTGCCGCGTGAAGTTGCGCGACCAGCAGCGTCTCGGCCACGGCCCCCTCAAGGAGTACAGCCAGTTCGGCGAGGGCGTCCCGTTCGGTGACGCGGTGCCGCGCGCGGGCAACGATTCCGGCGGTGGCCAGCCCGGCCGTATCCTGAAGTGCAAGGGCCACGAGAACGACCCGAACGCCTACCTGTACTTCATCACCCAGGCGGCGGTCTGGGAGCCGATCTGCGACATCATCGGCGAGCCCGGCTGGAAGACGGATCCGGCCTACGCCACGCCGAAGGCCCGCCTGCCGCACCTCAACGAGATCTTCACGCGCATCGAAGCCTGGACGATGACGAAGACCAAGTTCGAGGCGATGGACATCCTCAACAAGTACGATATCCCCTGCGGGCCCATCCTGTCGATGAAGGAGATCGCCGAGGACGAGGCGCTCCGCAAGACGGGCACCATCGTCGAGGTCGATCACCCGACCCGCGGCAAGTACCTGACCGTCGGCAACCCCATCAAGCTGTCGGCAAGCCCCGCCGACGTTACCCGCGCGCCGCTGCTCGGAGAGCACACGGACGAGATCCTGCGCGACGTCCTGAAGTACACGGACGAAGAGATCGTGGAGATCGGCGGCTCCGGAGCCATCAAAGCGCCTACTCGGGCTGCTGCCGAGTAGAGCGTTTAGAATGAGGCGCGAATAATTCCCGTGCCGAAAGCAACCCTACGTTACGCCATAACAGGCTGACTTTGCAGAAATTGTATTAATCTGAGCTGCAATCAGACCGAGCGTCGACAACCCGGCGCTGATGAAGATCAGGAGGAACGACGATGACCCGTTCGGCCCTCGGAACTCAGTTCAACAGACTCGTGCGAATAGCAAGGTGCAGGTTCAGCAGGTCCTCGATCGCGTCAAGGCTGATGGTCGCGACTCGCTGACCGCTCCTGAGGGGCGGCTGGTCTGTGACGCCTATGGCGTCCCGGTGCCCAAAGAAGCCGTTGCAACATCGGCCCAAGACGCCGTGCAGAAGGCCGAGAGCATGGGCTTCCCGGTCGTCCTCAAGATCGTCTCTCCAGACATCCTGCACAAGACAGAAGCTGGTGGCGTCATCGTAGGTGTCTCGTCTGGCCAAGCTGTAGCTGACGGCTACGAACAGATCTTAGCCAACGCCAAGAGCTACAAGGCCGATGCCCGCATCGACGGCGTCCAGGTCCAGCAGATGCTGAAGGGGGGCACCGAGGTCATCATCGGCGCGGTTACTGATGGCTCCTTCGGCAAGCTTGTCGCATTCGGGCTTGGCGGCGTGCTGGTGGAGGTGCTGAAGGACATCACCTTCCGGCTCGCTCCTGCCAATCGCGAGGACGCGCTCTCAATGCTCGACGGCATTCAGGCCGCCGAGATGCTGAAGGGCGTGCGCGGATCGGAGCCGGTCGATCGGGAGGCACTGGCCGACATCATCGCCAAGGTCTCGCAGCTCGTCACCGACTTCCCAGAGATCTCGGAGCTCGACCTCAACCCAGTCTTCGCTACGGCGCGTGATGCAACGGCTGCGGACGTGCGCATCGTGGTGGATTTCAACGCGAAGCCTGCTTCGCAGACGCGATCGCAGGAGGAGATCGTCGCGGGCATGAACCGCATCATGCGCCCCGACACGGTGGCGGTGATTGGCGCCTCGGCCGAAGAGGGCAAGATCGGCAACTCCGTGATGAAGAACCTCATCAACGGCGGCTACAAGGGCACGATCCACCCGATCCACCCGAAGGCCGACACCATCCTGGGTCTGAAGACCTATCGGTCGGTCAAAGACGTCCCGGGTCCCGTAGACGTCGCCGTGTTCGCGATCCCTGCCCAGTTCGTGGCAGCGGCGCTCACGGAATGCGGCGAGAAGGGTGTGGCGGGAGCGGTCCTGATCCCGTCCGGCTTTGCCGAGACTGGGAACGACGCGGGTCAGCTGGAACTGCAGGAGATCGGACGGCGCTACAACATCCGCCTGATGGGGCCAAACATCTACGGCTTCTACTACATGGCCAAGAACCTGTGCGCGACGTTCTGCACACCCTTTGACGTGCAGGGTCAGGCTGCCCTGTCCTCTCAGTCGGGCGGCATCGGCATGGCCATCATCGGCTTCTCGCGCTCGACCAAGATGGGCGTCTCGGCCATCGTCGGCCTCGGCAACAAGTCCGATATCGACGAGGACGATCTGCTGGCGTTCTTCGAGCAGGACGACTCGACCAAGGTCATCGCCCAACACTGCGAGGACCTGAAGGACGGGCGCAGCTTCGCTGAAGCCGCGCGGCGCGTCTCGAAGAAGAAGCCTGTCATCGTGCTAAAGGCCGGCCGCACCTCGGCGGGCGCGAAGGCGGCGAGCTCCCACACGGGCGCGCTCGCCGGCAACGACAGGATCTACGAGGATGTGTTCAAGCAGTGCGGGGTGATCCGCGCGCGCTCGCTCCGCCAGCTTCTTGAGTTCGCCCGCGGCGTGCCAATCCTGCCGACCCCGAAGGGCGAGAACGTGGTCATTATCACGGGCGCCGGTGGCTCCGGTGTGCTGCTCTCCGATTCCGTCGTCGACAACGGCCTTTCGCTGATGGCCATGCCCGACGATCTCGATGCGGCCTTCCGCAAGTTCATCCCGCCCTTCGGTGCGGCGGGCAATCCTGTCGACATCACGGGCGGCGAGCCACCTGTCACCTACCAGAACACCATCCGGCTCGGGCTGGAGGACGAGCGGATCCACGCGCTCATCCTGGGCTACTGGCACACCATCATCACACCCCCGATGGTGTTCGCGAGGAATGTGGTGGAAGTTCGCGACGAGATGCGCGCGAAGGGCTTCGAGAAGCCGATCGTTGCCTCGCTCGCGGGCGACGTGGAAGTCGAGGAGGCCTCACAGTACCTCTACGACCACGGCATCCCGGCCTATGCCTACTCGACGGAGCTGCCTGTCGAGGTGCTCGGTGCGAAGTATCGGTGGGCACGCGGCGCAGGTCTCCTCTAACCAAATCGGCTCCAGTCTCCTCGAGGCCCAACTCACCCGCCGGCGTAATCTCTTGTCAGGGCATGAGGGCGGCCGGACAATCGGGCTACGTCACCGGTTGTCGGCCGGAGCCGCCGGCAAAGCGGCAAGGATCGCGGAAAGCCGGACGGCAGCGCTTGGACCGTGAGAACGTTGCTGCCCTCCGATACGCCGCGGCAACGGAGGGTTGGACTTGCGTCGCTTTAGTGGAGAGCGGTTTGGTGGGCCGTGCGCTTCTCAAACCGGGTGGGGCTGGTGAAGCCGAGCGCTGAATGGCGCCGGCGGGGATTGTAGAACCCATCGATGTAGCGGGCCAGAGCCTCGACGGCCTCGGCGCGTCGGCTGCGCCCGCTCGTCTGCGCAAGGCGAACCGCCTCGGCGCGAAACTCCGGCGTGAACGTCTGCTTGCGGTCTGGCATCGGAGACCTCCTCCTTCACGGGAAGAGCTCTCCACTTTCTCGAAGCAAGTCCAGGAGCAGCTTGCTTCGAGGCTGGGAATCGCTCCCACTGCCTTCCGCAACAATGCCTGATGGCGCGTTCAGAGGTGCTCGACCGCGGTGCCGAAGCGCTGCCGCACCAGATTCACCCCCGCGCCGCGCAGGATCCCGATCCAGGTCTCTCCGCCGTCGCGAAACACCCGCAGATCAACCATCTGCTTCCCGACGCTGAAATCCACCAACGTGAGCGCCGGTAGCCAGTCCGGCAGGTGCGGGTCAGCCAGGATCGTCGAGCATCTAGTGTCGACCCGGATGCCCAGAAGAGCATGCAGTAGGCTGAACACCGAGCCCGCCGCCCAAGCCTGGGGGACGTTCGCTCCGAGATACTGCACTGGGAAAGGCGAGTCGGACCGGCTCGTTCCGGCGAACACCTCCGGCAGACGATGCAGCATGAAGCGATCGGCCGCCGCGATCAGGCCGGCCGCGATGCGGGCCGCCTCGGTGCGGAAGCCGTACTGGGCCAGCCCAATCGCGATCAGGCCGTTGTCATGCGGCCAGACTGCGCCGAGCTGGTAGTCGTGCGGGTTGTAGGCTGGATGATCCGCCGACAGCGTGCGCACGCCCCAGCCGCTGAACATGTCCTCGGCCATCAGCCGCCGCGCCACGGCCTCGGCCCGCTCGGGTGGCACGATCCCCGACCACAGCAGGTGACCGGGGTTCGAGCAGACGCTCATCACCCGCCGCTTCTTGGAGTCGAGGCACAAGGCATAGAACTGTGCGCTCTCATCCCAGAACACGGCGTTGAAGTGCCGGTGGAGATCGCGCGCCTTGTCCCTGAGCGCACGTGCCTGATCGGGCCGATCGAGTGCGTCGTAGATTTCGGCCATACGGCGCCAAGCGTCGTAGACGTAGCCCTGCAATTCGCACAGCGCCTTCGGCGCGGGCACATCGTCGCCGTTCTCGTCAAGGACAGCGTTTCCTGCGTCCTTCCAGCCCTGGTTCTCGGCCCCGTCCGGCGCGCGGCGCTGGTACTCCTGGAAGCCGTCCCCGTCCATGTCGCCGTAGTCGTCGATCCAGGCGAGGCAGCGCTCGGCCGCAGTGAGGTGGCGCTCGATCAAGTCGCGGTCGCCCGTGAACTGCCAGGCGTGGTGCAACAGGATGAGGTAGAGCGGTGTGGCGTCGGCGGTGCCGTAGTAGGGCCAGTACGGGTTCAGGTGCAGGGTGGCCATCTCGCCGTGACGCAGCTCGTGGGGGATCTTGCCCGGCTGCATGTCGCGTGTGTCGTCGGTCTCGCCGGCCTGGTAGCGAGCTAACATCTCCAGCGCGCCTCGAGCGAAGTCCGGGTAGATCGGCACGGTCTGGATCGCGCTGATCAGGCTGTCGCGTCCGAACAGGGCGGCAAACCACGGGATGCCGGCGGCTGGCACGAAGGTCTTGAAGTCCGTGCTCTCGAACGGAAGGCGCAGGGCGGAGAGGTCGTCGAAGGACTGGTCGTAGAGTTGCTGTAAACCGGCATGGGGCGTGCGCAGGCGCGTGGCCCCATCGCGCCAGTCGCGCAGGGCAGCAGCCGGCCTGGACTGCTCGCGCTCGGCGAAGGTGACGCTTGGCCCGTCGAGCGTGCCGTCACCGTCGATCCAACGATAGGCGAGGTCGGTGCTCCAGGACTGCTGAGGATCGAGTTCGACCAGAAAGCGTAGCGCGCCGTCCCGCAGGACCGGCCTGGGCGCGCCGTCCGCCGGACCGACCGAGAGCCCGCGACGAAAGCTGCCGTTGGTGTGGACCGACGCGAGGCAGCGCTCCTCGGGAGACCAATGGGTGAAGGTCTCGCCACGCGCGACGATGCGGT carries:
- the frc gene encoding formyl-CoA transferase — encoded protein: MSKALEGVKILDFTHVQSGPTCTQLLAWFGADVIKVERPGAGDATRQQLQDIPDVDSLYFTMLNHNKRSITLDSKNPKGKEVLWRLVKECDVLVENFAPGALARMGLTWEKIQEVNPRMILASVKGFGPGRYEDCKVYENVAQCAGGSASTTGFRDGLPMVTGAQIGDSGTGLHLALGIVTALYHRTHSGVGQRVDCAMQDGVLNLCRVKLRDQQRLGHGPLKEYSQFGEGVPFGDAVPRAGNDSGGGQPGRILKCKGHENDPNAYLYFITQAAVWEPICDIIGEPGWKTDPAYATPKARLPHLNEIFTRIEAWTMTKTKFEAMDILNKYDIPCGPILSMKEIAEDEALRKTGTIVEVDHPTRGKYLTVGNPIKLSASPADVTRAPLLGEHTDEILRDVLKYTDEEIVEIGGSGAIKAPTRAAAE
- a CDS encoding acetate--CoA ligase family protein, with translation MKIRRNDDDPFGPRNSVQQTRANSKVQVQQVLDRVKADGRDSLTAPEGRLVCDAYGVPVPKEAVATSAQDAVQKAESMGFPVVLKIVSPDILHKTEAGGVIVGVSSGQAVADGYEQILANAKSYKADARIDGVQVQQMLKGGTEVIIGAVTDGSFGKLVAFGLGGVLVEVLKDITFRLAPANREDALSMLDGIQAAEMLKGVRGSEPVDREALADIIAKVSQLVTDFPEISELDLNPVFATARDATAADVRIVVDFNAKPASQTRSQEEIVAGMNRIMRPDTVAVIGASAEEGKIGNSVMKNLINGGYKGTIHPIHPKADTILGLKTYRSVKDVPGPVDVAVFAIPAQFVAAALTECGEKGVAGAVLIPSGFAETGNDAGQLELQEIGRRYNIRLMGPNIYGFYYMAKNLCATFCTPFDVQGQAALSSQSGGIGMAIIGFSRSTKMGVSAIVGLGNKSDIDEDDLLAFFEQDDSTKVIAQHCEDLKDGRSFAEAARRVSKKKPVIVLKAGRTSAGAKAASSHTGALAGNDRIYEDVFKQCGVIRARSLRQLLEFARGVPILPTPKGENVVIITGAGGSGVLLSDSVVDNGLSLMAMPDDLDAAFRKFIPPFGAAGNPVDITGGEPPVTYQNTIRLGLEDERIHALILGYWHTIITPPMVFARNVVEVRDEMRAKGFEKPIVASLAGDVEVEEASQYLYDHGIPAYAYSTELPVEVLGAKYRWARGAGLL
- a CDS encoding glycogen debranching N-terminal domain-containing protein, whose translation is MAYEIGVGPAQLTINVGESVLITEVDGQIHQPSERGLFFRDTRLVSAWTVTVDDRPWQVLNSAATDHFAAQIVLVNPALPKDDGEVPAGSVSLALSRLLDQGGMRETLKLCNHNRIRVRLSLAVHLSCDFADIFDVKSHRIVARGETFTHWSPEERCLASVHTNGSFRRGLSVGPADGAPRPVLRDGALRFLVELDPQQSWSTDLAYRWIDGDGTLDGPSVTFAEREQSRPAAALRDWRDGATRLRTPHAGLQQLYDQSFDDLSALRLPFESTDFKTFVPAAGIPWFAALFGRDSLISAIQTVPIYPDFARGALEMLARYQAGETDDTRDMQPGKIPHELRHGEMATLHLNPYWPYYGTADATPLYLILLHHAWQFTGDRDLIERHLTAAERCLAWIDDYGDMDGDGFQEYQRRAPDGAENQGWKDAGNAVLDENGDDVPAPKALCELQGYVYDAWRRMAEIYDALDRPDQARALRDKARDLHRHFNAVFWDESAQFYALCLDSKKRRVMSVCSNPGHLLWSGIVPPERAEAVARRLMAEDMFSGWGVRTLSADHPAYNPHDYQLGAVWPHDNGLIAIGLAQYGFRTEAARIAAGLIAAADRFMLHRLPEVFAGTSRSDSPFPVQYLGANVPQAWAAGSVFSLLHALLGIRVDTRCSTILADPHLPDWLPALTLVDFSVGKQMVDLRVFRDGGETWIGILRGAGVNLVRQRFGTAVEHL